The proteins below are encoded in one region of Halalkalicoccus jeotgali B3:
- a CDS encoding MmgE/PrpD family protein, translating to MALADHDIESRLAATVTDLDPNAIDGSTADLVERAFVDTVGVTLAGLSTDIGRSVSRWRPDGGLVATTERAELDHALALGAAGHALDYDDLSWAIDGHPSVVLVPPILALAGETEASGQEAIAAYVAGFEVMSRVAAPISPAHYEDGWHATATFGVFGAAAAAAWLLDLAPEETRNALCIAASTPAGLKRNFGSMTKPMHAGFAARSGLTAAILARDGITADDEAIGGDGGFLDLYGERSEVEAPAGRYIDERGIHTKAYPCCYFTHTAIAATQSLAVEHAIDPEDVESIVVEASQGAADALAHSNPETGLEAKFSMEYAVASALARDRVDLATFEEPALSDPTVEDLRERVSFRTDPDLAYDAHTSVVRLERDETVERRQENPPGTYGNPLSEDRQRAKFLDCATRTIREEHAEGLYEDLDGFAEVDSIATVLDVSEAL from the coding sequence ATGGCCCTCGCGGATCACGACATCGAATCGCGTCTGGCGGCGACCGTCACGGACCTCGATCCGAACGCCATCGACGGATCGACGGCCGACCTCGTCGAGCGAGCGTTCGTCGATACGGTCGGGGTGACCCTCGCGGGACTGTCGACCGATATCGGCCGGTCCGTCTCGCGGTGGCGTCCCGACGGCGGGTTGGTGGCGACCACCGAACGTGCCGAGCTGGACCACGCGCTCGCGCTGGGGGCGGCGGGCCACGCGCTCGACTACGACGACCTCTCGTGGGCGATCGACGGTCACCCGAGCGTCGTGCTGGTCCCGCCGATCCTCGCGCTCGCCGGCGAGACGGAGGCCAGCGGGCAAGAGGCGATCGCCGCCTACGTCGCAGGCTTCGAGGTCATGAGCCGGGTCGCCGCCCCGATCAGTCCCGCCCACTACGAGGACGGGTGGCACGCGACGGCCACCTTCGGGGTCTTCGGTGCGGCCGCCGCCGCGGCGTGGCTGCTCGATCTCGCTCCCGAGGAGACGAGGAACGCCCTCTGTATCGCCGCCTCGACGCCCGCCGGATTGAAACGGAACTTCGGCTCGATGACCAAGCCGATGCATGCGGGTTTTGCGGCCCGGTCGGGACTCACCGCCGCGATACTCGCGCGTGACGGGATCACCGCCGACGACGAGGCGATCGGCGGTGACGGCGGCTTTCTCGACCTGTACGGCGAGCGAAGCGAGGTCGAAGCGCCCGCGGGACGGTACATCGACGAGCGAGGGATCCACACCAAGGCCTACCCGTGTTGTTATTTCACTCATACGGCGATCGCCGCGACCCAGTCGCTCGCAGTGGAGCACGCGATCGACCCCGAGGACGTCGAGTCGATAGTCGTCGAGGCCTCGCAGGGTGCGGCCGACGCGCTTGCCCATTCGAACCCCGAAACGGGACTGGAGGCGAAGTTCTCGATGGAGTATGCCGTCGCGAGCGCGCTCGCGCGCGACCGGGTCGATCTCGCGACGTTCGAGGAGCCCGCGCTGTCGGATCCGACGGTCGAGGACCTCCGCGAGCGCGTCTCGTTTCGGACCGATCCCGACCTCGCCTACGACGCTCATACCTCCGTCGTCCGACTCGAAAGGGACGAGACCGTCGAGCGCCGACAGGAGAACCCGCCGGGCACGTACGGAAACCCGCTTTCGGAGGACCGCCAGCGCGCGAAGTTCCTCGACTGTGCGACCCGGACGATTCGTGAGGAACACGCCGAGGGACTGTACGAGGACCTCGACGGGTTCGCCGAAGTGGACTCGATCGCCACGGTGCTCGACGTCTCCGAGGCGCTCTGA
- a CDS encoding CBS pair associated ParBc domain-containing protein: MNVGVSDGKPRVNQYMTRDVVTVSPDATVGDVAVRIAESEEHSGFPVCDGRRVEGFISARDLLLADEDEPIFKVMSTDLVVAHPRMKVTDAARVILRSGIQKLPVVDDAGNLVGIISNADVIRSQIERATPEKVGKLIRTLESIHDISVSEEHRTISLADLVPTQGKVYADELEGRKYELEHGLAEPLVVIDVGGRLLLADGHHRVMAADRLDIEEMDAYVIVIDDDIELGMERTARKEGLTSIGDITVVDYARHPLVETTERLQ, from the coding sequence CGTCAACCAGTACATGACCCGCGACGTCGTGACCGTCTCGCCCGATGCGACCGTCGGCGACGTGGCCGTCCGAATCGCCGAGAGCGAGGAGCACAGCGGGTTTCCGGTCTGTGACGGCCGGCGCGTCGAGGGCTTTATCAGCGCCCGGGATCTCCTGCTGGCCGACGAGGACGAACCGATCTTCAAGGTGATGAGCACGGATCTGGTCGTCGCTCACCCCCGGATGAAAGTGACCGACGCCGCCCGCGTCATCCTACGTTCGGGGATCCAAAAGCTGCCGGTCGTCGACGACGCGGGCAACCTCGTGGGAATCATCTCGAACGCCGACGTGATCCGCAGCCAGATCGAGCGCGCTACCCCCGAGAAGGTGGGGAAACTGATCCGCACCCTCGAAAGCATCCACGATATCTCCGTCAGCGAAGAACACCGGACGATCTCGCTCGCCGATCTCGTTCCTACACAGGGGAAAGTCTACGCGGACGAACTCGAGGGACGGAAGTACGAACTCGAACACGGGCTGGCAGAACCGCTGGTCGTGATCGATGTCGGCGGCCGGCTGTTGCTCGCCGACGGCCACCATCGAGTCATGGCCGCCGACCGACTCGACATCGAGGAGATGGACGCCTACGTGATCGTCATCGACGACGACATCGAACTCGGAATGGAACGGACCGCCCGCAAGGAGGGGCTCACCTCCATCGGCGACATCACGGTGGTCGACTACGCGCGCCACCCGCTCGTCGAGACGACCGAGCGCCTCCAGTAG